A single genomic interval of Picosynechococcus sp. PCC 7003 harbors:
- the lpxC gene encoding UDP-3-O-acyl-N-acetylglucosamine deacetylase, giving the protein MVKTLKTTVECSGVGLHSGQRVTLKLMPGDRHQGRYFVRTDLPGEPQIPARIEAVNQTLLSTELAVGEAKVRTTEHLLAALVGLGIDVVRIEIDGPELPLLDGSAVQWVEAIAKAGTQTLTDEAIATPVVIEPIWLQEDEAFVAALPAAELRFTYGIDFTYKPIGNQWHSWSPAAEPFAQAIAPARTFGFADQIEQLKKAGLIQGGSLDNALVCDQEKWLNPPLRFENEPARHKLLDLIGDLSLLGTIPTGHYLAYKASHKLHTQLAKTLQATLF; this is encoded by the coding sequence ATGGTTAAAACGTTAAAAACAACCGTTGAATGTTCCGGGGTCGGTCTCCATTCGGGGCAACGAGTCACCCTAAAGCTGATGCCTGGCGATCGCCACCAGGGTCGTTATTTTGTGCGCACAGATTTACCAGGGGAACCCCAGATCCCGGCCCGCATTGAGGCTGTCAATCAAACACTCTTGTCTACGGAATTGGCAGTAGGCGAAGCCAAGGTTAGAACCACAGAGCATTTGCTAGCGGCATTAGTAGGTCTGGGGATTGATGTGGTGCGTATCGAAATTGATGGGCCAGAGTTACCCCTGTTGGATGGCTCGGCGGTGCAGTGGGTAGAGGCGATCGCCAAGGCCGGTACCCAGACCCTCACAGATGAGGCGATCGCCACCCCTGTGGTCATAGAACCCATTTGGCTCCAGGAAGATGAGGCCTTTGTGGCGGCCTTGCCCGCTGCGGAATTGCGGTTTACCTATGGCATCGATTTCACCTACAAGCCCATTGGTAACCAGTGGCACAGTTGGAGCCCCGCAGCAGAACCCTTTGCCCAGGCGATCGCCCCGGCTCGGACTTTTGGCTTTGCTGACCAAATTGAGCAACTGAAAAAAGCTGGATTAATTCAGGGAGGGAGTTTAGATAATGCCCTCGTTTGCGACCAAGAAAAATGGCTCAATCCGCCACTCCGATTTGAGAATGAGCCTGCTCGCCATAAATTACTTGACTTAATCGGTGATTTAAGTTTGCTTGGCACGATTCCCACGGGCCATTACCTGGCCTACAAAGCGAGCCATAAACTCCATACCCAACTCGCCAAAACTTTACAGGCAACTCTTTTCTAA